In Polypterus senegalus isolate Bchr_013 chromosome 12, ASM1683550v1, whole genome shotgun sequence, the following are encoded in one genomic region:
- the bloc1s6 gene encoding biogenesis of lysosome-related organelles complex 1 subunit 6 isoform X2, with the protein MDKEMQDEESAVPAASHRGDTLELPLFEDAVLVDKDVIEKLTEGLISHYLPDLQHSKLALQELTKNQSVLLDTLDQEIAKFRECNSLLDINALKRALKLQQQKHKEVLEQEQQRERELERERQLIAKPAKKT; encoded by the exons ATGGACAAGGAGATGCAAGATGAGGAGAGCGCAGTCCCAGCTGCATCTCATCGTGGTGACACACTAG AGTTGCCTTTGTTTGAAGATGCAGTATTAGTGGACAAAGATGTGATTGAAAAGCTGACTGAAGGCTTAATCTCTCATTATCTACCAGATCTGCAGCATTCAAAATTGGCATTGCAGGAGTTGAC AAAAAATCAGTCTGTACTACTAGACACACTGGACCAAGAAATTGCAAAATTCCGTGAATGTAATTCATTACTTGATATCAATGCACTA aaaagagCACTGAAACTtcagcaacaaaaacataaagaGGTACTGGAGCAAGAACAACAAAGAGAAAGGGAGCTGGAAAGGGAGCGTCAACTTATTGCAAAGCCTGCAAAAAAGACTTAA
- the bloc1s6 gene encoding biogenesis of lysosome-related organelles complex 1 subunit 6 isoform X1, with translation MDKEMQDEESAVPAASHRGDTLELPLFEDAVLVDKDVIEKLTEGLISHYLPDLQHSKLALQELTKNQSVLLDTLDQEIAKFRECNSLLDINALFVEAKLYHNKLVNIRKEMLMLHEKTTKLKKRALKLQQQKHKEVLEQEQQRERELERERQLIAKPAKKT, from the exons ATGGACAAGGAGATGCAAGATGAGGAGAGCGCAGTCCCAGCTGCATCTCATCGTGGTGACACACTAG AGTTGCCTTTGTTTGAAGATGCAGTATTAGTGGACAAAGATGTGATTGAAAAGCTGACTGAAGGCTTAATCTCTCATTATCTACCAGATCTGCAGCATTCAAAATTGGCATTGCAGGAGTTGAC AAAAAATCAGTCTGTACTACTAGACACACTGGACCAAGAAATTGCAAAATTCCGTGAATGTAATTCATTACTTGATATCAATGCACTA TTTGTAGAAGCCAAATTATACCATAATAAATTGGTAAATATAAGAAAGGAAATGCTAATGCTgcatgaaaaaacaacaaaattaaag aaaagagCACTGAAACTtcagcaacaaaaacataaagaGGTACTGGAGCAAGAACAACAAAGAGAAAGGGAGCTGGAAAGGGAGCGTCAACTTATTGCAAAGCCTGCAAAAAAGACTTAA